GCTTTATGGATGATAAGGCCGTATCAACATCCTTCTCGTAGATAAGGTACGAGATATCAACCTCCGAGGTTGTTACCAGCTTAATATCGATACCATTTTCGGCAAGTATTGTAAATAGCTTGGCGGCAACACCAGGTATGTTTTTCATCCTTTCACCGAAAACCGAAAGCTTGGTGTTCTGAGCATCAACTTCTATTTTTAAGCCTGGTGCACTTTTTTTGAAGGTGTTTAATGTACTAATAGCCCGGACCAGGTCATCAGACGGAAGAGTAAAAGAAATATTCACACTTCCCCTGTATGGCGGAGCTTGATTTATCATGTCAATGTTGATGTTCTGCCCGGCGATGGAATTGAAAATATCGGAAACCAGCTTCATATCAACAGGCAGGTTGTCAACAGTAACCAAGGCTACATTATATGTTACACTAATATCAGTTACGGGCTTTCCAGTCATTATAACCCCTCCTTAGCATATTAAAAGTGTTAATATTATTAATCATACCTTAGTTTGCTTCACTTATAAGGTCATTCATATTGTATAAACCGGGTTTTTTGTTGTATAAAAATCTGGCTGCACTGAGTGCCCCGGTAGCAAATATTTCCTTTGAGGTTGCTATATGGTTGATTTCAATAATTTCGTCAGTTCCTGCAAAAATTACTGAGTGGTCACCAACAATAGTACCTCCTCTAACAGCATGAATACCGATCTCTTTCTTGCTTCTCTTTTTGCGGCGGGAGTGCCTGTCATATACATACTCCTGCTTTTCGGAAAGTGCAGAATTAATTTCATCTGCAATAGCCAGAGCAGTACCGCTTGGTGCATCGATTTTCTGATTGTGGTGCTTTTCTATTATTTCAATGTCAAAATTATATTCCAGCACTTTTGCGGCCTTTTTGACAAGGTCCATTAAAAGGTTTACGCCTAATGACATGTTTGCAGAAAAGAAAACCGGCACCACATGAGATGCATCTTTAAGTTTGTTTACCTGGCTTGTTGACAATCCTGTAGTTGCAACAATCAACGGAACTTTATTCTTCAGAGAATAGCTTAAAATTCCATCAAGTGCATCAGGGTTGGAAAAGTCGATAATAACGTCAACTTTAATATCACATTTACCCAGATCGTCAAAAACAGGGTATGGATTACTGATTTTAGTGTATTTATCATATCCTGCGGCTATTCTTAATTCTTCCCTTTCAGCTGCGAGCCTTGAAATAACCTGGCCCATCTTACCGTTACAGCCGCTCATTAAAATATTTATCATTGGAAAATCACATCCTTAAATTATAGTAAACCGTACTCCTTCATGCTGTTTTTAAGAATATCAAGGTTCTTATCGGACATGTCTACAAGCGGCATTCTGCAGCTTCCAACATTCATACCCATAAGGTTCATTGCTGCTTTTACAGGAATAGGGCTTACATCAACGAAAAGTGCCTTTATCAGGTTAAGAGTCTTTAGTTGTAGATTTTTACTGCCCTCAACATCCCCAGACAGGTATTTTGCTACCATATCATGAGTATCTTTAGGAATGATGTTTGCCATTACCGAAATAACACCTTTTCCTCCCAGTGAAAGAAGCGGAACAACGAGATCATCGTTGCCTGAATATACGGTAATCTTATCTCCGCAGAGGTTTATGATATCC
The Pseudobacteroides sp. DNA segment above includes these coding regions:
- the dapB gene encoding 4-hydroxy-tetrahydrodipicolinate reductase, with the protein product MINILMSGCNGKMGQVISRLAAEREELRIAAGYDKYTKISNPYPVFDDLGKCDIKVDVIIDFSNPDALDGILSYSLKNKVPLIVATTGLSTSQVNKLKDASHVVPVFFSANMSLGVNLLMDLVKKAAKVLEYNFDIEIIEKHHNQKIDAPSGTALAIADEINSALSEKQEYVYDRHSRRKKRSKKEIGIHAVRGGTIVGDHSVIFAGTDEIIEINHIATSKEIFATGALSAARFLYNKKPGLYNMNDLISEAN
- a CDS encoding ACT domain-containing protein, encoding MTGKPVTDISVTYNVALVTVDNLPVDMKLVSDIFNSIAGQNINIDMINQAPPYRGSVNISFTLPSDDLVRAISTLNTFKKSAPGLKIEVDAQNTKLSVFGERMKNIPGVAAKLFTILAENGIDIKLVTTSEVDISYLIYEKDVDTALSSIKQEFGLE